In the Hylaeus volcanicus isolate JK05 chromosome 1, UHH_iyHylVolc1.0_haploid, whole genome shotgun sequence genome, one interval contains:
- the LOC128877370 gene encoding probable tRNA(His) guanylyltransferase has translation MKGSNFLKIISLVKQVVISRHISLSTMAKSKFEYVKEFERDDNCLPNCWIVVRIDGRNFSKFCDAHQFTKPNDVAALELMNRAAITVMEDFKEIILGFGQSDEYSFVFRKDTQLYKRRASKLMSNVNSLFASSYVYHWPRFFRGKELYYPPSFDARVVLYPTDKNLRDYLAWRQADTHVNNLYNTCFWSLVLKAKLTPSQAEEKLRGTLASHKNELLFQEFGINYNNEPPLFRKGTTLIRKLVPDGTGRLKPAVVPLVDDIIADRFWKENPEVIGLKSLATYQPPNLVNSANLVKNTMPTTTPPSPTTNIKHVNSIPPPSVVNINSMKDDVHPVRSRESEGERMQCESERIGRK, from the exons ATGAAGGGAAGTAACTTCCTGAAAATCATTAGCTTGGTCAAACAAGTGGTCATAAGCCGGCATATAAGTTTGTCGACAATGGCTAAGAGCAAATTTGAATACGTGAAGGAATTCGAGCGCGACGATAATTGTTTACCAAATTGTTGGATTGTGGTTAGAATAGacggaagaaatttttcaaagttttgcGATGCACATCAATTTACCAAGCCAAACGATGTAGCCGCTTTGGAATTGATGAATCGGGCGGCTATCACGGTTATGGAAGATTTCAAAGAAATCATTTTAGGCTTTGGTCAAAGCGACGAATACTCTTTCGTTTTTCGAAAGGACACGCAACTTTATAAAAGGAGAG CTTCCAAATTGATGTCAAATGTAAACTCTCTTTTTGCATCGTCGTATGTTTATCATTGGCCTCGTTTCTTTAGAGgaaaagaattatattatcCACCCTCCTTCGATGCCCGTGTTGTTTTGTACCcaacagataaaaatttaagGGATTACTTAGCATGGCGACAAGCAGATACTCACgtgaataatttgtataacacTTGTTTTTGGAGTCTTGTGTTGAAAGCAAAACTTACACCAAGTCag gCAGAAGAAAAACTCAGGGGTACATTGGCATCACATAAAAACGAGTTACTTTTTCAAGAGTTtggtataaattataataacgaaCCTCCACTTTTCCGAAAAGGTACTACACTTATAAGGAAGTTAGTACCCGATGGAACGGGTAGACTGAAGCCAGCAGTGGTTCCATTGGTGGATGACATTATCGCTGATCGattttggaaagaaaatcCAGAAGTGATTGGATTAAAAAGTTTAGCAACTTATCAACCTCCGAACTTAGTTAACAGTGCTAATTTAGTTAAAAACACAATGCCAACAACGACGCCACCATCACCAACTACTAATATAAAACACGTTAATAGCATTCCACCACCTTCGGTTGTTAATATTAACTCCATGAAGGATGATGTTCATCCTGTGAGAAGTAGAGAATCAGAAGGAGAAAGAATGCAGTGTGAAAGTGAACGAATTGGTAGAAAATAA